From Paenibacillus graminis:
GACATTCCCTGTGTCAACTTCCATCGCTACAGCGTAACCCGTTACGGCATCAGGATGTGTTTTCCCCTGCACCGAATGCGAATGCAGCCAGCTGATCTGTTCTGTAATAGCCTGTTCTGTCTTAAGCTGGATGTTTTTATTGATGGTCATCCAGATATCATTCCCCTTTACAGGAGGAACCACATCCTCGACTTTTTCGGCCATATTCTGCGGATTAACGGAGATCACCTGATAGCCGTTTTTGCCGCGGAGTTCACGCTGATACTGCAGCTCCAGACCGTCGAAGCCGACAAACTCATCATCCTTGTAGGTCAATCCAGGGTCATTATCGATATTTTTCATTGCATTTTGAATGTTTTTGTAAATATCCAGACTGCCTGAGGACTTGAAAGGCTTGATATAACCTACAGTCTGCACCGCGACCGTATCCTTATTATAATGGCGGTTGCTCTCCTCGACGACTTCAAGGCCCGGATACTCCTCTTTATGCTCCATGAAATAAGCCACTTCCTTGGGGGTGAGGCCAGCTTTGATCCGCCGGGCCATAAAGCCGGAATATTTCCTGAAATTGAGGTCGAGGGAAACGACTACATCATTGGATGTAAGCTTTTCACCATTCGGATCACCATATTTATTGAAATTTTCCACCAGCTTGTTGGCAAGTGTGTAGGCGTTTGCCCTGGAAACTGATGAAAGTGACCCATCCTTTTCTTTTTTGGTATAGTCGCTTGTCAATGTGATATAGAGGGATTGCACAGAGCTGGAATAAGCGATTTCCTCGCCTCCGGCGGCGCGGATTGATCCCCGTATGGCTGCAAGCGGCACATTTTTGGTATCACGGCTGGTCTCTACCTCTTTTAAGTTAGGACCTTCCACAAACTGAACAACGGCAAGACGGATAATGATAACGCAGAAAATAATAAACGTGCTGAAGAAAAACACGTTGAGGCGCAGACCAAGCGAGCTCTTGCTGTCCTTCCCGTCCTGGGGAGAGGCCTGCTTACGGAAAACACTCACAGTTTTTCACTCCTCTACATCTTAAAATAAACCTTTTATTCCAGTGTTGACTCCGCAGCAGGGGATACGTTCTTGCGGGGTACTCCGGTCAGCCCGTATTCCCAGTCATAGACGTCAAAAATTTTGCGGGCTACCGGGGCGGCACTGTTCGATCCAAAACCGCCCTCCGGAATCACTACAGCTACAGCCAGCTTGGGATGCTCACGCGGAGCGAAAGCGATAAACACACCGTTGTCACGCGTCACTCCGTACGCATCCATTTCCGAAGTGCCGGTCTTGCGGGCAAAATCATAAGGGAACCCGTCAAATGCCTTGACGGAAGTGTTCATCCCTTTTTTGATCTCCTTCCAATAGGAAGGATCGAACGAAATTGTGCTTAGCACCTCACGGTGAAACGCTTTGACGGTCTTGCCTTCCGCATCGGTAATTCTGCTGACCAGCTGCGGCTTGATCCGCTCCCCCTCATTGGCGAGAGTTGCTGTGTACTGGGCCAGCTGCAGCGCTGTATATTTGCCTTTTTGGCCGAAGGAGGCGTAGACCATGGCTGCCTGGGTGCTGCCGGCCGCCTGGGTATCCTTATAATCACCCAGTCCGGCACTTTCATTAGGCAGGCCGCTTTGAGTGGATACGCCCAGCCCAAAAGCCTTCAAATATTGATCCCAAACCTCCGGTGCCTTGCTCTTATATTTCTTGTACAGGGGATCACCGACCATATCGACCATGAACGCGTTGGATGATTCCTGAATTGCCTTAGCCGGACCCAGCGGTCCCAGCACATGGCCAGAGGAATTTTTTACTGAAGCCTTGTCGTCTTTGCCGAAATAAGCGATCCCTGTATCGTTATAAGTATCGCCGGTAGAGAACAAGCCTTCATTTAATCCAATCAACACACTTAACGGTTTGACCGTGGACCCCAAATAAATCACTGACTTCAAGCCATTCCCGGAAACTCCGGAGGTAGTATCTTTGATTGTTCCATTTAAGTAGTTGTTTTCGATTGTAGCAAACAGCTCTGGCTCTACCCTATCCGCTGTCCAGATATTGGTGTCATAATCAGGCATACTGGCCATAGCCACCACGTTTCCAGTATCCACTTCCATGGCAACAGCGTAGCCGGTCAGGGCATCGGGGTGAAGCTTTCCCAACACCGGATGGGTGTGCAGCCAGCGGATCTGATCCATAATCGCCTGCTCGGTCTTCATCTGTATGTTCTTGTTGATCGTCATCCAGATGTCGTTCCCCTTGACCGGAGGTACTGATTCAATGATTTCTTCGGCCATATTCTGCGGATTTATGGAAAGGGTCTGGTAGCCGTTTTTCCCGCGCAGCTCCCGCTGGTATTGCTGTTCGAGGCCATAAGCACCTACATATTCATCCTCTTTATACGCTAAGCCGGGATCGGCATTATTTTTTTTCATTGCCCTGCGGATATTCTTATAAAGGTCTAAACTGTCTAAGGATTTAAAAGGCCGGATATAACCCACCGTCTGCACAGCCACCGTGTCCTTGTCATAATGGCGTGCAGCCTCTTCCACAATCGAAAGGCCGGGATACTGCTCTTTATGCTCCAGAAAATAAGCCACTTCCTTAGGCGTAAGTCCTGCCTTGATTTTGCGTGGATAGTAGCCCAGCGTTTTTTTGAAATGGAGATCAAGCAGTGCTGTTATTTCCTCTGCTGTCAGCTTTTTGCCGGACGGATCGCCATATTGCTTGAAGACAGACTCCAGCCTTGCTGCCAGGGAAGCGGTGTTCGCTTTGGCCTTGCCGGTAAATTCGTACTCATTGGTTGCCTTATTTCTATAGGTCTCGGTATAGTCCTTAGTTAACGTGATGTACAGGGATTGGACAGAAGTGTTGTACGCGATGTTCTCCCCGCCGGCAGCATAAATCATCCCCCGGACCGCGGAGAGCGGGACCGTCTTCGTCTCCTGATTCTCTTCAATTTCTGTCAAAGCCTCAGCTTCGACGAACTGCAGTGACGCAAGACGGACAATAATGACACAAAAAATAAAAAAAGTGCCGAAGAAAAACAAATTGATGCGCAGACTGGATGTGCTTCGGCCATGACCTGAATCCGGGCTTCCGCCCGGGAAACCAAACCACTTCACGGCGAATTCTCTCCTTAGCTAAAGCAAATATTGCCTGGTCGGAACGTATTCTTCAAGGCTGCTGAGCGTGCCCTGTTATTGTACCATATATCCGGAGGCCGGCGCTTCCTTCTCAGAGCACATCTTCTTTTATATGGGTTTTCTCAAAATCTTTGCTGTCAAACCAATCCCCGCTGCTGGCCCATGTCGAATCCAG
This genomic window contains:
- a CDS encoding peptidoglycan D,D-transpeptidase FtsI family protein, yielding MKWFGFPGGSPDSGHGRSTSSLRINLFFFGTFFIFCVIIVRLASLQFVEAEALTEIEENQETKTVPLSAVRGMIYAAGGENIAYNTSVQSLYITLTKDYTETYRNKATNEYEFTGKAKANTASLAARLESVFKQYGDPSGKKLTAEEITALLDLHFKKTLGYYPRKIKAGLTPKEVAYFLEHKEQYPGLSIVEEAARHYDKDTVAVQTVGYIRPFKSLDSLDLYKNIRRAMKKNNADPGLAYKEDEYVGAYGLEQQYQRELRGKNGYQTLSINPQNMAEEIIESVPPVKGNDIWMTINKNIQMKTEQAIMDQIRWLHTHPVLGKLHPDALTGYAVAMEVDTGNVVAMASMPDYDTNIWTADRVEPELFATIENNYLNGTIKDTTSGVSGNGLKSVIYLGSTVKPLSVLIGLNEGLFSTGDTYNDTGIAYFGKDDKASVKNSSGHVLGPLGPAKAIQESSNAFMVDMVGDPLYKKYKSKAPEVWDQYLKAFGLGVSTQSGLPNESAGLGDYKDTQAAGSTQAAMVYASFGQKGKYTALQLAQYTATLANEGERIKPQLVSRITDAEGKTVKAFHREVLSTISFDPSYWKEIKKGMNTSVKAFDGFPYDFARKTGTSEMDAYGVTRDNGVFIAFAPREHPKLAVAVVIPEGGFGSNSAAPVARKIFDVYDWEYGLTGVPRKNVSPAAESTLE